Proteins co-encoded in one Cyprinus carpio isolate SPL01 chromosome B5, ASM1834038v1, whole genome shotgun sequence genomic window:
- the ankrd13a gene encoding ankyrin repeat domain-containing protein 13A produces the protein MLSATAASIEDFSLRFPLHALVWENDYRRLEKEIQTSNIEEVDPRGRTPLHLAVSLGHLESVRVLLRHGADVSKENDKNWTVLQEAVSTGDPEMVQLVLQRRDYLKASTALGGVPELLCKIRESPDFYMEMKWEFTSWIPLVSRVCPSDVCRIWKSGACLRVDTTLLGFENMTWIRGRRSYIFRGEDNSTELMEVNHEDEVVDTERFDLSREMEDVTLDSMQPAVQEVAKRLTTPIVNTYLDTKNIAFERSKSGIWGWRSDRTEVVNGFESKVFSVNNVNVVIRTRTEHLTDEEKARIKSERNVLESLLGTVEQQIGAQGDMTMEYATATNPTAITPEEYFNPNFDLQGRDIGRPIELTIRTQKFKGTLWMSEEHPLSLVEQVTPIIDLMARTSTHFARLKDFINLRFPPGFPVKIEIPLFHVLNARITFGNVNKCSTDEPLDSNQSASTPTPTEEKCDSQASGPALFKVCPSVFVAPSHYHHRGGYRHSNTRHYTPASHDEELLQYAIHQSLLESSALNSQDTWSNSDGQATQSTMNRLSDGSGSEGVLVDLSDTTPSSPGSASTPDSELRLAMELSTRAQEEEERRRKEEEEELQRILQLSLTEK, from the exons ATGTTATCGGCCACCGCTGCCAGCATCGAGGATTTCAGCCTCAGGTTTCCACTGCATGCCCTGGTGTGGGAGAATGACTACAGGAGGCTGGAAAAAGAGATacagacg AGTAACATTGAAGAGGTGGATCCCAGGGGCCGGACGCCTCTGCACCTGGCCGTCTCACTAGGACACTTGGAGTCGGTGAGAGTGCTGCTCAGACACGGCGCAGATGTTTCCAAAGAGAACGACAAAAATTGGACAG TGCTGCAGGAAGCAGTCAGCACAGGAGATCCAGAGATGGTGCAGCTGGTGCTCCAGCGACGAGATTACCTTAAAGCCTCCACTGCGCTGGGCGGCGTTCCAGAGTTACTGTGCAAGATCCGAGAG TCTCCAGATTTCTACATGGAGATGAAGTGGGAGTTCACTAGCTGGA TTCCTCTCGTATCACGTGTGTGTCCCAGCGACGTGTGCAGAATCTGGAAGAGTGGGGCCTGTCTGAGGGTGGATACCACCCTGCTGGGCTTTGAAAACATGACCTGGATCAGAGGAAGAAGAAGTTATATCTTTAGAGGAGAAG ACAACTCCACTGAGCTGATGGAAGTCAATCACGAGGACGAGGTGGTGGACACCGAGCGCTTCGATCTCTCCCGCGAGATGGAGGACGTCACACTGGACTCCATGCAGCCCGCCGTACAGGAAGTAGCCAAGAGGCTGACAACACCCATTGTCAACACATATCTGGACACAAAGAACATTGCATTTGAGAG GTCTAAATCTGGTATCTGGGGTTGGAGGTCAGACAGAACAGAAGTAGTAAATGGATTTGAATCCAAG GTTTTTTCGGTGAACAATGTGAACGTTGTGATTCGCACCAGGACGGAGCACCTCACAGACGAAGAGAAGGCCAGGATAAAAA GTGAAAGGAATGTTCTGGAGTCTTTACTCGGGACGGTAGAGCAACAGATCGGTGCTCAAGGG GACATGACTATGGAGTATGCCACTGCCACAAACCCCACAGCTATTACTCCAGAGGAGTACTTTAACCCCAACTTTGACCTGCAGGGCAGAGACATCGGTCGGCCCATTGAGCTCACCATCAGAACACAGAA GTTTAAAGGCACCCTGTGGATGAGTGAAGAGCATCCTCTGTCTCTGGTGGAGCAGGTCACTCCCATCATTGACCTGATGGCTCGCACCAGCACTCACTTTGCCCGACTCAAGGACTTCATCAACCTCAGGTTTCCCCCTGGCTTCCCAGTGAAGATCG AAATCCCTCTGTTCCATGTGTTGAATGCCCGGATCACATTTGGAAACGTCAACAAGTGCAGTACAGATGAACCTTTGGATTCCAACCAATCAGCTTCTACACCCACACCTACAGAAGAGAAGTGTGACAGCCAGGCTTCAG GACCTGCTCTATTCAAGGTGTGTCCATCTGTGTTCGTGGCACCTTCGCACTATCACCACAGAGGGGGCTACCGCCACTCCAACACACGCCATTACACCCCGGCCAGTCATGATGAAGAGCTGCTCCAGTATGCCATTCACCAGAGTCTGCTCGAGTCCAGTGCACTCAATTCACAG GACACTTGGAGTAATTCTGATGGACAGGCAACACAATCCACGATGAATCGGTTGAGCGATGG GTCTGGGTCTGAAGGAGTTTTAGTAGACCTTAGTGACACCACGCCCTCAAGCCCTGGCTCCGCCTCCACCCCTGACTCTGAGCTGCGATTGGCTATGGAGCTCTCGACCCGGgcacaggaggaggaggaaaggagaaggaaggaggaagaagaggaattACAGAGGATTTTACAACTCTCCTTAACAGAAAAGTGA